In Bradyrhizobium sp. 200, the sequence TGCACCCCAATCGCCATCGGCACGCCGCCGCAGGTGATGGCGCCAAGTTCTTCGGCCATCATCAGCGCGTAGGAGTAATCGAGTCCCTGGCCGCCGAATTCGACCGGCTTGTTGAGGCCGAGAAAGCCGAGATCGCCGAGCTTCTTGAACAGCTCATGCGCGGGAAAGATGTCGTTGTTCTCCCATTCGTCGACGAAAGGGTTGATCTCGGCGGCGATGAACTTTTGCAGGATGCGGCGGGGTTCGTCGTGGTCGGCAGTGAACAGCATCGTTTCATTTATCCTTCGTCATTCCGGGGCGCTCGGAGCGCGAGCCTGGAATCCATTTCGCCACGATGTTGCAGCCCGATGGATTCTCTGATGTGCAATTGCACATCATAGTTCGCTCGTTTCACTCGCGCACCGGAATGACGCGCATGCGAACAGCATCATCACAGCCCCATCTGCCGCGAAGCGAGGTCCTTCATGATCTCCTCGGTGCCGCCGCCGATGGCGTTGACCTTGACCTCGCGGTAGATCCGTTCGACCTTGATGCCGCGCATAAAACCGGCGCCGCCGAAAATCTGCACGGCCTCGGAGGCGCAGAACGCCATGGTCTGCGTCGCCTGGTTCTTCATCATGCAGATCTCGGCGACCGGGCTTTCGCCCTGCCCGAGCCGCCATGCCAGCATTTCCAGCATCGCCTGCGACGCCGCGACCTTCTGCGCCATGTCGACCAGCTTGTGACGGATCACCTGGTGCTGCGCGATCGGCTTGCCAAAGGTCTTGCGCTCCCTGGCGTAGGCAATGGCTTCCTCAACGCAAACGCGGGCATAGGCCGTGCAGCTCGCCGCCATGCCCATGCGCTCGCTGTTGAAATTATGCATGATGATCTTGAAACCCTGGCCCTCCTCGCCGATCAGGTTTTCGCACCTTACACGGCACTCGTCGAAATGCAGCGTCGCGGTGTCGGACGCCCACCAGCCCATCTTCTTCAGCTTCGTGCGCGACAGGCCCGGCGTGTCACCCTCGATCAAGAGCAGGCTGACCCCACCCGGCCCCTCGCCGCCGGTGCGCACCGCGACCGTCAGATAATCGGCCCGCATGCCCGACGTGATGAAAGTCTTCTCGCCGCTGACGACATAATGGTCGCCGTCGCGCAGCGCCCTGGTGCGGAGATTGGCGACGTCGGAGCCACCGCTCGGCTCGGTGATCGCGAGCGCCGAGATCCTCTCTCCCGACAGCACCTGCGGCAGCACCCTCGCCTTGACCTCCGGCCTTGCGGCGCGCGCGATCGGCGGCGAGCCGATGGTGTGGCTCATCAGGCTCGAGCTGACCCCGCCGGCGCCGGCGCGCGCCAGCTCCTGCGACGCCACGATCTTCATGAACTGATCGGCGGGCACGCCGCCATATTCCTCGGGGAA encodes:
- a CDS encoding acyl-CoA dehydrogenase family protein; the protein is MQERTRVQSPFYTAEHEAFRDVMRRFVVREIEPYAHEWDEAGEFPRELYRKASEIGLLGLGFPEEYGGVPADQFMKIVASQELARAGAGGVSSSLMSHTIGSPPIARAARPEVKARVLPQVLSGERISALAITEPSGGSDVANLRTRALRDGDHYVVSGEKTFITSGMRADYLTVAVRTGGEGPGGVSLLLIEGDTPGLSRTKLKKMGWWASDTATLHFDECRVRCENLIGEEGQGFKIIMHNFNSERMGMAASCTAYARVCVEEAIAYARERKTFGKPIAQHQVIRHKLVDMAQKVAASQAMLEMLAWRLGQGESPVAEICMMKNQATQTMAFCASEAVQIFGGAGFMRGIKVERIYREVKVNAIGGGTEEIMKDLASRQMGL